The following are from one region of the Granulicella aggregans genome:
- a CDS encoding glycosyl hydrolase 2 galactose-binding domain-containing protein: MTAQRAGLVAGPFNGYFLRGGIGLSKKLQEHAPILDGRSAWSLGLWFRTDDASATALLAGVGLPDEVSPRFVGLIQGRPFFWSGGGKENLVEGKTALAADIWHSLAVSFDAEGVAHLFADGVPVASKTVVLGRSSNVLSLASVKAPPMAGFAHFGGWLADVTLSDRALVDEDLAGMKQPLAGLNNLPFEEGSKPWPVQTRASAGLQAPQDPATLPHSETPPETPHAVAPLAGKDEATKNRSALILRHGWKMAEASTISAQGAEISRSTYQADSWMAATVPGTVLTTLIDRGVYPDPDFGLNNMAIPESLARKSFWYRDVITVPASMGGRHVELTFLGINYRATIWVNGTRVGEILGAFRHKGFDVTALAQSGQLVVAVRIDPPPHPGIPHEQSIAAGSGPNGGMMMLDGPTFGATEGWDWIPGIRDRNMGLWQDVLLTSRGSVEVQVPRIITHLPLPDTSRAELTVMVPLANSSASSVRGTVEVAFDGVRLAREVTVPPAGTTLTLKPSEFKQLVIENPRLWWPNGYGKPELHTMTLTFRVAGRISDERKERFGIRELTYEISALDSRGKLRRVEVSPTVGQLLGSSFLVNQTHEGFRETPEGWVPTLVPAMEHSVAVKELTDLRTAPFLVLRVNGVRIAAKGGSWGMDDMRKRVSRERLEPYFRLNREAHLNMVRNWMGQDTEITFYDLADEYGLLVWNDFWTSTQDYNLEPTDTQLFLDNAKDVITRYRNHPSIAVWCGRNEGVPPPAINEGLAQIIGDEDGTRYFSADSNKINLHDSGPYKFQEPEDYFTKLSSGFAVEVGIPSPPTLESFKSFLSDKDQWPISDAWAYHDWHQDGNGDVAPFMQTMTEEFGAPTSLADFDRKAQMLNYVEHRAVFEGMNAHLWAPNSGRLLWMTQPAWPSSVWQILSHDYDTHASFYAVRLAAEPVHVQMNLPDYEVVVVNNTERVLNAVTLKARVFDLAGKVLLEKTAALSAEKNAVTLGFRTGLKELLETAGVALVKLELFDANGAMLSSNFYWQANAKGKYRRMDDMPMAKVIATVQMSAPTAGEDHLTVRLTNSGTTPALAAKLTLKNAASGERILPAYYSDNYASLMPGESRTFDIAFPESAKTTQMCVELRGWNLEPAAIPISH; the protein is encoded by the coding sequence ATGACCGCGCAGAGAGCCGGCCTGGTCGCAGGACCGTTCAATGGGTACTTTCTTCGTGGTGGGATAGGCCTTAGTAAAAAGTTACAAGAACATGCACCGATTCTTGATGGCCGATCCGCGTGGTCGCTGGGCCTTTGGTTCCGTACCGATGACGCCTCGGCCACAGCGCTACTGGCTGGGGTGGGGCTGCCGGATGAAGTGTCTCCGCGGTTCGTCGGACTCATCCAGGGCCGGCCGTTCTTCTGGTCCGGCGGGGGGAAGGAGAACCTGGTCGAGGGCAAGACTGCGCTTGCGGCAGATATCTGGCACTCTCTTGCAGTTTCGTTCGATGCGGAGGGCGTCGCGCATCTATTTGCCGATGGTGTACCGGTTGCGAGTAAGACTGTCGTTCTGGGTAGGTCGTCGAATGTCCTGAGTCTTGCTTCCGTAAAAGCGCCGCCGATGGCGGGCTTTGCGCATTTTGGTGGATGGCTGGCTGACGTCACCCTCTCGGATCGTGCACTTGTCGATGAAGATCTCGCCGGCATGAAGCAGCCGCTCGCTGGTCTGAATAATCTGCCGTTTGAGGAGGGGTCGAAGCCGTGGCCCGTACAGACTCGGGCCTCCGCGGGACTACAGGCTCCGCAGGATCCTGCGACCCTGCCGCATAGCGAGACGCCGCCGGAGACTCCCCATGCGGTCGCGCCACTGGCTGGCAAAGACGAAGCCACCAAAAATCGCTCCGCTTTGATTCTGCGTCACGGATGGAAGATGGCAGAAGCCTCGACGATCTCAGCTCAAGGCGCGGAGATATCCCGGTCGACTTATCAAGCGGACTCATGGATGGCGGCAACTGTTCCCGGCACGGTGCTGACGACATTGATCGATCGCGGCGTCTATCCCGATCCCGACTTTGGGTTGAACAATATGGCGATACCAGAGTCGCTTGCTCGCAAGAGCTTCTGGTATCGCGACGTCATCACCGTTCCCGCAAGCATGGGAGGTCGTCATGTGGAGTTGACGTTCCTTGGCATCAACTATAGAGCCACTATCTGGGTGAACGGTACACGCGTAGGGGAGATCCTCGGCGCGTTTCGCCACAAGGGGTTCGATGTAACGGCACTCGCGCAGTCGGGCCAGCTAGTGGTGGCAGTGCGGATCGATCCGCCGCCGCACCCCGGCATTCCTCACGAGCAATCCATCGCAGCGGGCTCGGGACCGAACGGCGGCATGATGATGCTGGATGGCCCTACCTTCGGCGCGACGGAGGGGTGGGATTGGATACCTGGCATTCGTGACCGCAATATGGGGCTCTGGCAGGATGTACTGCTGACGTCGCGAGGTTCCGTCGAGGTGCAGGTGCCGAGGATCATCACCCATCTACCGCTGCCCGATACGAGCCGGGCTGAACTGACGGTTATGGTGCCTCTAGCGAACAGCTCCGCGTCCAGTGTGCGTGGGACCGTTGAAGTTGCCTTCGATGGAGTACGCCTTGCCAGGGAAGTCACGGTGCCACCTGCAGGGACGACGCTGACTTTGAAGCCGTCCGAGTTCAAGCAACTCGTGATTGAAAATCCACGGTTGTGGTGGCCGAACGGTTATGGCAAGCCGGAGCTGCACACGATGACGTTGACCTTCCGCGTGGCGGGAAGGATCTCCGACGAGCGCAAAGAGCGATTCGGAATTCGCGAGCTTACCTACGAGATCAGCGCCTTGGATAGCCGTGGCAAGCTCCGCAGGGTGGAGGTCTCACCGACCGTCGGACAACTGCTTGGGTCATCCTTCCTGGTCAATCAGACGCATGAGGGCTTTCGTGAAACTCCTGAGGGCTGGGTGCCGACGCTGGTCCCGGCGATGGAGCATTCGGTCGCTGTGAAGGAGCTCACGGACCTCAGGACCGCGCCGTTTCTCGTGCTCCGCGTAAACGGCGTGCGCATCGCCGCGAAGGGCGGGAGTTGGGGCATGGACGACATGCGGAAGCGCGTCTCGCGCGAGCGGCTTGAGCCCTACTTCCGTCTAAATCGGGAAGCTCATCTCAACATGGTTCGCAACTGGATGGGACAGGATACGGAAATTACGTTCTATGATCTTGCCGATGAGTACGGTCTGCTGGTCTGGAATGACTTCTGGACCTCGACTCAGGACTATAACCTTGAGCCTACGGATACGCAGCTCTTCCTCGATAACGCGAAAGATGTGATCACGCGTTATCGTAACCATCCTTCGATTGCGGTGTGGTGCGGACGCAATGAAGGCGTTCCACCACCGGCCATCAACGAGGGTCTGGCTCAGATCATTGGCGATGAAGATGGCACACGTTACTTCTCTGCGGACTCAAACAAGATCAACCTGCACGACAGCGGTCCTTACAAGTTCCAAGAGCCGGAGGACTACTTCACGAAACTCTCGTCAGGGTTTGCCGTGGAGGTCGGCATCCCCTCGCCTCCTACGCTCGAGTCCTTCAAAAGCTTTCTTTCAGATAAAGATCAGTGGCCGATCAGCGATGCCTGGGCGTATCACGACTGGCATCAGGACGGTAATGGTGATGTGGCCCCGTTCATGCAGACGATGACCGAGGAGTTCGGTGCGCCGACGAGTCTTGCAGACTTCGACCGCAAGGCTCAGATGCTGAACTACGTAGAGCATCGCGCCGTCTTCGAGGGGATGAATGCTCACCTCTGGGCACCTAACAGTGGGCGTCTGTTATGGATGACACAACCGGCATGGCCGAGCTCAGTTTGGCAGATACTCAGTCATGATTACGATACCCATGCCTCTTTCTACGCGGTAAGGCTGGCCGCAGAGCCCGTCCATGTGCAGATGAACCTTCCGGACTATGAAGTCGTGGTGGTCAACAATACTGAACGCGTGCTGAACGCGGTGACTCTGAAAGCGCGCGTCTTCGATCTTGCGGGCAAGGTGTTGCTTGAGAAGACGGCTGCACTTTCTGCGGAAAAGAACGCCGTGACTCTAGGGTTCCGAACTGGGTTGAAAGAGTTGCTGGAGACAGCGGGGGTAGCTCTCGTCAAACTGGAACTCTTCGACGCGAATGGCGCGATGCTCTCGAGCAACTTCTATTGGCAGGCAAATGCAAAAGGGAAGTACCGACGCATGGATGACATGCCGATGGCTAAGGTGATAGCGACGGTTCAGATGTCGGCTCCGACGGCCGGAGAAGATCATCTAACCGTTCGGTTGACCAACAGCGGGACCACACCCGCGCTTGCGGCCAAGCTCACGTTGAAGAACGCGGCGAGCGGAGAGCGCATTCTTCCGGCGTACTACAGCGACAACTATGCGTCGCTGATGCCTGGCGAGAGTCGGACGTTTGACATTGCATTTCCTGAATCTGCTAAGACCACTCAAATGTGTGTCGAGCTACGCGGTTGGAATCTGGAGCCTGCAGCGATTCCGATCTCGCACTGA
- a CDS encoding LacI family DNA-binding transcriptional regulator codes for MNRPARMSDVAKLADVSVMTVSRVLNGKVKVSEDARARVLKAVSMLNYLPNEVARSLRSSSTHQIGVIVPNLHDPFFAQCANAISIIAKQHAYSTVITTSDEDPVIEHTEAKRMLRRHIDGLIVVPTSHRSKLLAAEFTAMPIVTLDRPIPGSAFDCVLVDNKSGAELAVRHLIGHRHRRIACVGLSKHLWTVKERIDGYGAAMAAAGLKPDSHNITESQDEMLQIIQTLLGRPKPPTALFCTNNLTTRNALHSLSALNVVIPQDLALVGFDDFDMADIIRPAVTVVRQPADILGRTAAELLFARISTDATPERPRRIIIPLELVIRDSCGTHT; via the coding sequence TTGAATCGTCCTGCCCGGATGAGCGACGTTGCAAAGCTTGCCGACGTCAGCGTCATGACCGTATCGCGAGTGCTCAATGGAAAGGTGAAGGTAAGCGAAGACGCACGTGCGCGGGTTCTAAAGGCAGTCAGCATGCTCAACTATCTGCCCAATGAGGTAGCGCGCTCTCTGCGAAGCAGCAGCACGCATCAGATCGGGGTTATCGTTCCCAATCTGCACGATCCCTTCTTCGCCCAATGCGCGAATGCCATCAGCATCATCGCAAAGCAGCATGCCTATTCGACCGTCATCACAACGTCTGATGAAGACCCTGTCATCGAGCACACGGAAGCGAAGCGCATGCTCCGCCGGCATATCGATGGGTTGATCGTAGTCCCAACATCCCATCGATCGAAGCTGCTCGCCGCCGAGTTTACAGCGATGCCCATCGTGACGCTGGATCGGCCGATTCCCGGCAGCGCGTTCGATTGCGTTCTTGTGGACAACAAGAGTGGAGCGGAGTTGGCGGTACGCCATCTGATCGGACATCGCCACCGTCGGATTGCATGCGTCGGTCTCAGCAAACACTTGTGGACTGTCAAGGAACGAATAGATGGTTACGGGGCCGCGATGGCCGCTGCTGGTCTGAAGCCCGACTCCCACAACATCACTGAATCGCAGGATGAGATGCTACAGATCATCCAGACACTTCTCGGGCGTCCAAAGCCTCCTACGGCGCTGTTTTGTACAAATAACCTAACCACAAGAAACGCGCTCCACTCGCTCTCCGCACTGAACGTAGTCATTCCTCAGGATTTGGCTCTGGTCGGTTTTGACGATTTCGACATGGCCGATATCATTCGGCCCGCAGTCACCGTTGTACGGCAGCCCGCGGATATTCTGGGACGCACTGCGGCCGAACTCCTGTTTGCAAGGATCTCAACCGATGCCACCCCAGAACGGCCGAGACGCATCATCATTCCGCTGGAGTTGGTCATTCGCGACTCATGCGGGACACACACATAA
- a CDS encoding VWA domain-containing protein has translation MQVSGQNLDGPSPGVGTTILQASTQLVIVDVVVQSRDGRPVHGLKQEMFHLIEGSVPQQIRHFEEHSATQRAATLNPEMPKLPAGTFTDYSPVAPDATLNVLLLDSLNTPVTAQSYVRDQLQEYIKHANPGTRVAIFGLANQLVLLQGFTSDPDTLKEAIKHKLIPRYSSLLDDPGGNGVDHVSPSDITGAGADQTSPAGAAPLVVEAAANFQQFEAETTAIQTQMRLQYTLDAFNALGHYLAAFPGRKNLIWFSGAFPLNVLPDASLQNSFAVANVNQDAFHEMTNLLAKAQVAVYPVDARGLTAPPVYSASSSGRRYGTNPQAINSQLSQFNTSQASEHTTMDTLAENTGGRAFYNTNALSDAVSKAVDAGANYYTLTYSPTDHTQDGGYRKITVECTGGSAGANLHLSYRHGYYASDAARKQVSGQSAVTLSGSTGGPAAIALAYQRAAMSRGAPAPQEILFTARVLPAANTTEATPVQSNRLSAGVSPKGPFRRYDIDYVVLPKDATLTLQPDGRRQGAINFMVYVFDGAGELLNAESTSLSLNLNPKDYATFLHNALQMHLEVSVPVRGESFLRIGVSDVPSNRFGVVEIPVAAVSNLAPPVYPGVPSTAESSHSTSPQN, from the coding sequence ATGCAGGTATCCGGGCAAAATCTGGACGGCCCATCCCCTGGTGTTGGCACCACGATTCTGCAGGCCAGCACGCAGCTCGTCATCGTGGATGTGGTCGTGCAGAGCAGAGATGGCCGCCCTGTCCACGGGCTGAAGCAGGAGATGTTTCACCTGATAGAAGGGAGCGTCCCTCAGCAGATCCGGCACTTTGAGGAACACTCGGCGACACAACGGGCTGCGACGCTAAATCCTGAGATGCCTAAGCTCCCTGCGGGAACGTTCACGGATTACTCTCCTGTCGCGCCGGATGCCACACTGAATGTTCTTCTGCTCGATTCACTCAATACGCCGGTGACGGCTCAGAGCTACGTCCGAGACCAGTTGCAGGAGTACATCAAGCATGCCAACCCTGGAACGCGCGTAGCGATCTTCGGGCTGGCGAATCAGTTGGTTCTGCTGCAGGGATTTACTTCCGATCCTGACACGCTCAAGGAGGCCATCAAGCACAAGTTGATCCCGCGCTACTCTTCGCTCTTAGACGACCCCGGTGGGAACGGCGTTGACCATGTCAGTCCTTCCGACATCACCGGCGCGGGTGCTGATCAAACCTCGCCTGCGGGTGCGGCACCTCTGGTGGTGGAGGCGGCTGCAAACTTCCAGCAGTTCGAGGCAGAGACGACAGCCATTCAGACCCAGATGCGTTTGCAGTACACTCTCGATGCGTTCAACGCACTGGGCCACTATCTTGCAGCTTTCCCCGGCCGCAAGAACCTTATCTGGTTCTCCGGCGCTTTCCCGCTCAATGTGCTTCCAGATGCTTCACTGCAGAACTCGTTTGCGGTTGCCAACGTGAATCAGGATGCGTTTCATGAGATGACAAACCTGCTGGCCAAGGCTCAGGTCGCGGTATATCCGGTTGATGCCCGTGGTCTCACAGCGCCCCCTGTCTACAGCGCATCCAGCTCTGGCCGGCGCTACGGCACGAATCCGCAGGCCATCAATAGTCAACTTAGCCAGTTCAACACCAGCCAGGCCTCGGAACATACGACGATGGATACTCTTGCGGAAAACACCGGTGGCCGAGCTTTCTACAATACCAACGCGCTGTCCGATGCTGTGTCGAAAGCGGTCGATGCGGGAGCGAACTATTACACCCTCACGTACAGCCCAACAGACCACACTCAGGATGGAGGTTATCGCAAGATCACAGTCGAATGCACCGGCGGTTCAGCGGGGGCGAACCTGCACCTTTCCTATCGTCATGGCTACTATGCAAGCGATGCGGCACGGAAGCAGGTGAGCGGGCAGAGCGCAGTCACCCTCTCTGGGAGTACCGGAGGTCCCGCCGCCATCGCTTTGGCCTACCAACGAGCTGCAATGAGTCGCGGCGCGCCAGCCCCACAGGAGATACTCTTTACAGCGCGCGTGCTGCCAGCAGCAAACACCACGGAAGCTACGCCCGTTCAGAGCAATCGTTTGAGCGCAGGTGTCTCGCCAAAAGGGCCGTTCCGCCGCTATGACATCGACTACGTCGTTCTGCCCAAGGATGCCACGCTTACCTTGCAGCCCGACGGACGCCGCCAAGGAGCTATAAACTTTATGGTGTACGTCTTCGATGGGGCCGGAGAGCTACTCAACGCGGAGTCCACAAGCCTCTCTCTTAACCTTAACCCCAAAGACTACGCAACGTTCCTCCACAACGCCCTTCAGATGCATCTTGAGGTAAGCGTTCCCGTCAGGGGCGAGAGCTTCTTACGCATTGGAGTGAGCGATGTTCCTTCTAATCGTTTCGGAGTGGTAGAGATACCCGTGGCCGCTGTAAGCAACCTCGCGCCACCGGTGTACCCGGGCGTTCCGAGCACAGCCGAGTCCTCGCACTCCACTTCACCACAGAACTGA